The proteins below are encoded in one region of Amycolatopsis magusensis:
- a CDS encoding glycosyl hydrolase, whose product MRFRSPVAGAAAALLAAALLVPAAQAFPATTKQQLLDHLRATAGTGVISGQHNKEPASLPSQYTAQVHAITGQYPGLWGGDLMFRAPDVADRQRVIDQAKTEWANGSLVALTWHVCTPTGPSTCEFDGGVKTRISDEQFGQLVTEGTGLNQAWKRRLDEVVPYLRQLKDAGVPALFRPLHEMNESWNWWGNRPGPDGGAKLYRITRDYLSGKGLDNLIWVWNVQDNPNGGWADYYPGDAYADVVSLDVWYKDRPNAGDYQQMLGIAGQKPLAVAEMGKIPDAGMLTGQPRWSYFMVWSEQLRGNNSNAEIQAGYFHPRVLNQGEIQLG is encoded by the coding sequence ATGCGTTTCCGAAGCCCGGTGGCCGGTGCCGCCGCCGCCCTGCTGGCCGCCGCGTTGCTGGTCCCCGCGGCGCAGGCGTTCCCGGCGACCACGAAGCAGCAGTTGCTCGACCACCTGCGGGCGACCGCGGGCACCGGCGTGATTTCCGGGCAGCACAACAAGGAACCGGCTTCGCTGCCGTCGCAGTACACCGCACAGGTGCACGCGATCACCGGCCAGTACCCGGGGCTGTGGGGCGGGGACCTGATGTTCCGCGCGCCGGACGTCGCCGACCGGCAGCGCGTGATCGACCAGGCCAAGACCGAATGGGCCAACGGTTCGCTGGTCGCGCTCACCTGGCACGTGTGCACGCCGACCGGGCCGAGCACCTGCGAATTCGACGGCGGGGTCAAGACGCGGATCAGCGACGAGCAGTTCGGTCAGCTCGTCACCGAGGGCACCGGGCTGAACCAGGCGTGGAAGCGGCGCCTCGACGAAGTCGTGCCGTACCTGCGGCAGTTGAAGGACGCCGGGGTTCCCGCGTTGTTCCGGCCGCTGCACGAGATGAACGAATCCTGGAACTGGTGGGGAAACCGTCCCGGCCCGGACGGCGGCGCCAAGCTCTACCGCATCACGCGGGACTACCTCTCGGGCAAGGGGCTCGACAACCTGATCTGGGTGTGGAACGTCCAGGACAACCCGAACGGCGGCTGGGCGGACTACTACCCGGGCGACGCCTACGCCGACGTGGTCTCACTGGACGTCTGGTACAAGGACCGCCCGAACGCGGGTGACTACCAGCAGATGCTCGGCATCGCCGGGCAGAAGCCGCTGGCCGTCGCCGAGATGGGCAAGATCCCGGACGCGGGCATGTTGACCGGGCAGCCGCGCTGGAGCTACTTCATGGTCTGGTCGGAACAGTTGCGCGGCAACAACTCCAACGCCGAGATCCAAGCGGGTTACTTCCACCCGCGGGTCCTGAACCAGGGCGAGATCCAGCTCGGCTGA
- a CDS encoding cytochrome P450, whose protein sequence is MPTTAEARIKPVVRWGLGHALPRTALRAAARRGDLQARLFVEASATPTAQLAEVFDGIRARGPLLKSRFVYATTSHATVKEVLTGNDFRSGVGAAGDGVLARLTAWSAGDLLHPVAPPSLLATEPPDHTRYRKLVTRVFTVRAVENLRRRTEQIAKELLDQLDPTGPVDLVGTYCGLLPVTVIAEILGVPAHERHRVLELGTAAAPSLDMGLPWRQFRQVEAALADFDGWLTRHLDHLRENPGDNLLSKLIAAREDGVGLTGRELKATAGLVLAAGFETTVNLLGNGIALLHDHPEQLEALRADPSGWPNAVEEILRVDPPVLLTGRTCLRDTEVSGVRVPEGAVVTTILAGANRDPAVFTDPARFDTTRENAREHLSFSAGRHYCLGAALARMEGEVGLRVLFDRFPSLRLTPGAQRRATRILRGYEHLPARLTR, encoded by the coding sequence GTGCCGACGACCGCAGAAGCCAGGATCAAGCCGGTGGTGCGCTGGGGCCTCGGCCACGCGCTCCCCCGCACCGCCCTCCGCGCCGCGGCCCGGCGAGGTGATCTGCAGGCGCGCCTCTTCGTCGAGGCTTCCGCGACACCGACAGCGCAGCTGGCCGAGGTGTTCGACGGCATCCGCGCCCGCGGTCCGCTGCTCAAGTCCCGGTTCGTCTACGCCACGACCTCGCACGCGACGGTGAAGGAGGTCCTCACCGGCAACGACTTCCGCAGCGGGGTCGGCGCGGCCGGTGACGGGGTGCTGGCGCGGCTGACCGCGTGGTCCGCCGGCGACCTGCTGCACCCGGTGGCGCCGCCGTCCCTGCTGGCCACCGAACCGCCGGACCACACGCGCTACCGCAAGCTCGTCACCAGGGTGTTCACCGTGCGCGCGGTGGAGAACCTGCGCCGGCGCACCGAGCAGATCGCCAAGGAACTGCTCGACCAGCTCGATCCCACCGGTCCCGTCGACCTGGTCGGGACCTACTGCGGACTGCTCCCGGTCACCGTCATCGCGGAGATCCTCGGCGTGCCCGCGCACGAGCGGCACCGCGTGCTCGAACTGGGCACCGCGGCCGCGCCCAGCCTGGACATGGGCCTGCCGTGGCGGCAGTTCCGTCAGGTGGAGGCGGCGCTCGCCGACTTCGACGGCTGGCTCACCCGGCACTTGGACCACCTGCGCGAGAACCCCGGCGACAACCTGCTGAGCAAGCTCATCGCCGCGCGGGAGGACGGCGTCGGCCTCACCGGTCGTGAGCTCAAGGCCACCGCTGGGCTGGTGCTCGCCGCCGGGTTCGAGACCACGGTGAACCTGCTCGGCAACGGTATCGCGCTGCTGCACGACCATCCGGAGCAGCTCGAAGCGCTCCGGGCCGATCCCAGTGGCTGGCCGAACGCGGTCGAGGAGATCCTGCGCGTCGATCCGCCCGTGCTGCTGACCGGGCGGACCTGCCTGCGCGACACCGAGGTCTCCGGCGTCCGGGTGCCGGAAGGTGCCGTGGTCACCACGATCCTCGCCGGGGCGAACCGCGATCCGGCCGTGTTCACCGATCCGGCGCGGTTCGACACCACCAGGGAGAACGCCCGCGAACACCTGTCGTTCTCCGCCGGACGGCACTACTGCCTCGGCGCCGCGCTGGCGCGGATGGAGGGCGAGGTCGGCCTCCGGGTGTTGTTCGACCGCTTCCCGTCGCTGCGCCTGACCCCCGGCGCGCAGCGGCGGGCGACCCGCATCCTGCGCGGCTACGAACACCTTCCGGCGCGACTCACCCGGTGA
- a CDS encoding Gfo/Idh/MocA family protein produces MTACRIGFVGAGGVARRHAETLGGFSDVTVAAVTDVDHDRAAEFASEHGARSVPGVGELLDSGLDAVYVCVPPWCHGPPEEAVAAAGLPLFVEKPVGLDADEAERIGRLIADAGLITAVGHHWRYSQGVALAQHALRDRPVRLAMGAWLDKVPPVPWWAQRAHSGGQVIEQAIHVLDLARMLVGEVTEVHAIADADPPGVPGADIDGATVANLRFAGGAIGTLAATCLLGWKHRAGLEVYAGDLAISVTEGELQLRQGRDEPQTRLLDPDAAKRAADRAFVDAVLGRGDDIRTPYEDALRTHRLACAVAESAARGVPVELGARNHAV; encoded by the coding sequence ATGACCGCATGCCGGATCGGTTTTGTCGGGGCGGGCGGAGTCGCCCGGCGTCACGCGGAAACACTGGGGGGGTTCAGCGATGTGACCGTGGCCGCGGTGACCGATGTCGACCACGATCGGGCGGCCGAATTCGCCTCGGAGCACGGCGCCCGCTCGGTCCCCGGGGTGGGCGAACTGCTCGACTCGGGGCTGGACGCGGTGTACGTTTGCGTGCCGCCCTGGTGCCACGGGCCGCCGGAAGAAGCCGTGGCGGCCGCCGGATTGCCGCTGTTCGTGGAAAAACCGGTCGGGCTGGACGCGGACGAGGCCGAGCGGATCGGCCGGTTGATCGCCGATGCCGGGCTGATCACCGCGGTCGGCCACCATTGGCGGTATTCCCAAGGGGTGGCGCTGGCCCAGCACGCGTTGCGGGACCGGCCGGTCCGGCTGGCCATGGGCGCCTGGCTCGACAAGGTGCCTCCGGTGCCGTGGTGGGCGCAGCGCGCGCACTCCGGCGGACAGGTCATCGAGCAGGCCATCCACGTCCTCGACCTCGCCCGGATGCTGGTCGGCGAAGTGACCGAGGTGCACGCGATCGCCGACGCCGATCCGCCGGGTGTACCGGGAGCCGACATCGACGGGGCCACGGTGGCGAACCTGCGCTTCGCCGGTGGCGCGATCGGCACGCTCGCCGCGACCTGCCTGCTCGGCTGGAAACACCGGGCCGGGCTGGAGGTCTACGCCGGTGATCTGGCGATCTCGGTGACCGAAGGCGAACTCCAACTGCGACAGGGCCGGGACGAGCCGCAAACGCGGTTGCTCGACCCCGACGCGGCCAAACGAGCCGCCGACCGCGCCTTCGTCGACGCCGTGCTGGGCCGCGGCGACGACATCCGCACTCCGTACGAGGACGCGCTGCGCACCCACCGGCTCGCGTGCGCTGTCGCCGAATCGGCGGCCAGAGGCGTGCCGGTGGAGCTGGGAGCGCGAAACCATGCCGTCTGA
- a CDS encoding zinc-dependent alcohol dehydrogenase, with protein MPSEQLLVIDQPGEVSLQPMAQPDRPEEGTFDVEAVYSGLSAGTELSFVKGTHPHLKNGWDGELGLFGDGPAHTGFPVRQWGYMQVGRIVASRVPAFAEGTLVAMTYGHRSHHRADPLAERVVPLPAELDPLLGIYVAHMGPICANGLLHAAAELHGTGARSLGDGVAGMRVAVTGAGVVGLLTALFARHHGAAEVVVVDPTPQRRQAAENLGFTTLDPSDGDTPTRLKTRWRHRPGDRGADLVFQCRGQADTLGLALRLLRPQGTVIDLAFYQSGADALRLGEEFHHNGLGLRCAQIGRMPRGLAHLWDRERLSAETIALLRAEGPAIREHLVSDLVPFEKAPELFADLADRRRHVLQAVFTFSASA; from the coding sequence ATGCCGTCTGAACAACTCCTGGTGATCGACCAGCCGGGCGAGGTCAGCCTCCAGCCGATGGCGCAGCCGGATCGGCCGGAGGAAGGCACTTTCGACGTCGAGGCGGTCTACAGTGGACTCTCCGCCGGGACCGAGCTGTCGTTCGTCAAGGGCACCCACCCGCACCTGAAGAACGGCTGGGACGGCGAACTGGGCCTGTTCGGCGACGGGCCGGCGCACACCGGATTCCCGGTGCGGCAGTGGGGTTACATGCAGGTGGGCCGGATCGTGGCGAGCCGCGTCCCGGCCTTCGCCGAGGGCACGCTCGTGGCGATGACCTACGGCCACCGGTCGCATCACCGCGCCGACCCGCTCGCCGAACGCGTGGTCCCGCTGCCGGCCGAACTCGATCCGCTGCTCGGCATCTACGTGGCGCACATGGGCCCCATCTGTGCCAACGGACTGCTCCACGCGGCGGCCGAACTGCACGGCACCGGCGCCCGTTCGCTCGGTGACGGTGTGGCCGGGATGCGCGTCGCGGTCACCGGTGCCGGCGTGGTCGGCCTGCTGACCGCGTTGTTCGCCCGGCACCACGGCGCCGCCGAAGTGGTGGTCGTCGATCCGACCCCGCAACGGCGGCAGGCCGCGGAAAACCTCGGCTTCACCACGCTCGACCCGTCCGATGGGGACACCCCCACGCGGTTGAAGACCCGCTGGCGCCACCGGCCCGGCGACCGGGGCGCCGATCTGGTGTTCCAGTGCCGGGGCCAGGCGGACACCCTGGGCCTGGCCCTGCGGCTGCTGCGGCCGCAGGGCACCGTCATCGACCTCGCCTTCTACCAGAGCGGGGCGGACGCGCTGCGGCTCGGCGAAGAGTTCCACCACAACGGACTCGGCCTGCGCTGCGCCCAGATCGGCCGGATGCCGCGCGGGCTCGCGCACCTCTGGGACCGCGAACGCCTGTCCGCCGAGACCATCGCGTTGCTGCGAGCCGAAGGGCCGGCGATCCGCGAACACCTCGTCAGCGATCTGGTGCCGTTCGAGAAGGCACCGGAGCTGTTCGCGGATCTGGCCGACCGGCGGCGGCACGTGCTTCAGGCCGTGTTCACGTTTTCAGCGTCTGCCTGA